From the Lathyrus oleraceus cultivar Zhongwan6 chromosome 4, CAAS_Psat_ZW6_1.0, whole genome shotgun sequence genome, one window contains:
- the LOC127138026 gene encoding secreted RxLR effector protein 161-like — MEIMYFEKGIILHKLKYELELLKRFELLNYKIVVTSTDKNQKLDSDSDGDDVDATMFKQLVGSLRYLCNTILDICYAVGMVSRFMSKSKWFHYQVVVGILRYIKGTMKYGVFFPSGVETDSELLSYSNSDWCGDRVDRRSTFGYLFKILGSSISWSSKKQPVVALSTCEVEYIVGVVNACQDVWLMNSLQNMKIKVNKHLKLMIYKKICNQSCQKPSTA; from the coding sequence ATGGAGATTATGTACTTTGAGAAAGGAATAATTTTACATAAGTTgaaatatgaacttgagcttctgaagaggTTTGAGTTGTTGAATTATAAAATTGTTGTGACATCTACTGataaaaatcagaaattggattctgattctgatggtgatgatgtagatgcgACAATGTTCAAGCAGTTGGTTGGTTCTttgaggtatttgtgtaataccatACTTGATATTTgctatgcagttggaatggtgagtaggtttatgagtaaATCGAAGTGGTTTCATTACCAAGTTGTTGTCGGAATTCTGAGGTATATAAAGGGAACTATGAAGTATGGAGTTTTTTTCCCTTCTGGTGTTGAAACTGACTCAGAACTTCTGAGTTACTCAaattctgattggtgtggagacagagttgacagaagaagtacttTTGGGTACTTGTTTAAGATTCTGGGAAGTTCTATTTCTTGGTcttccaagaagcaaccagttgttgctttgtcaacctgTGAAGTAGAATATATTGTAGGTGTTGTGAATGCATGTCAAGATGTGTGGCTTATGAATTCACTGCAGAATATGAAGATCAAAGTAAACAAGCATCTAAAACTGATGATTTATAAAAAAatctgcaatcaatcttgccaaaAACCAAGTACTGCATGa